A window from Malania oleifera isolate guangnan ecotype guangnan chromosome 7, ASM2987363v1, whole genome shotgun sequence encodes these proteins:
- the LOC131160703 gene encoding 11-beta-hydroxysteroid dehydrogenase A-like — MEVVDVVHMALNVAAPAFTLFSLVFLLPPFLFFKLFLSLFRNSLLAENVAGKVVLITGASSGIGEEVAYEYARRGAYLVVGARRKDRLTQVAEKARELGSPDVLPVSADVSDVDHCKRLVDQTIQRFGRLDHLVNNAGVISVCMFEESTDLRDLRPVLDINFWGSVYMTRFAIPHLRESKGKIIAVASTAAWLPTPRMSIYNASKAALMSLYETLRVEFGSDVGITIVTPGFVESEMTQGKFLCKDGKMEVNPELRDAVVSAMPVGRVESCAKAIVKAGCGGERYLTEPAWYGASYYWKVLWPEVVEWCFRVVTSAPHTPAAETLTKKMLDLTGARTIFHPHSIQSPRPNKAD, encoded by the exons ATGGAGGTTGTAGATGTGGTTCACATGGCATTGAACGTGGCGGCGCCGGCGTTCACCCTCTTCTCTCTCGTCTTCCTCTTACCCCCATTTCTCTTCTTCAagctcttcctctccctcttccGAAACTCCCTCTTAGCCGAGAACGTCGCCGGCAAGGTCGTCCTCATCACCGGCGCTTCCTCCGGCATCGGCGAG GAAGTGGCGTACGAGTACGCGAGGAGAGGAGCGTACCTGGTGGTGGGGGCGAGGAGAAAAGACAGACTGACACAAGTGGCGGAGAAGGCGCGCGAGTTGGGATCACCCGACGTTCTTCCGGTTTCGGCGGACGTCTCCGACGTTGACCACTGCAAGAGGCTTGTGGATCAGACCATTCAACGCTTTGGGAGat TGGATCATCTGGTGAACAATGCAGGAGTGATCTCAGTGTGCATGTTTGAAGAGTCCACCGACCTTCGTGATTTGAGACCTGTTTTG GATATAAATTTCTGGGGATCCGTTTATATGACCCGATTTGCGATTCCACACCTTCGAGAGAGCAAGGGCAAAATCATTGCCGTCGCTTCCACCGCTGCGTGGCTGCCTACCCCGAGGATGAGCATTTATAAT gcAAGCAAAGCAGCACTGATGAGCTTGTACGAGACACTCCGGGTTGAATTCGGATCGGATGTCGGTATCACAATTGTGACACCCGGATTCGTAGAGTCCGAAATGACCCAAGGCAAGTTCCTCTGCAAAGATGGCAAGATGGAAGTGAATCCTGAATTGAGAGAT GCGGTGGTGAGTGCGATGCCGGTGGGGAGAGTGGAAAGCTGTGCGAAGGCAATAGTGAAGGCAGGGTGCGGGGGGGAGAGGTACTTGACGGAGCCGGCGTGGTACGGGGCGAGCTACTACTGGAAGGTGCTGTGGCCGGAGGTGGTGGAGTGGTGTTTTCGGGTGGTCACTAGCGCCCCACACACTCCCGCGGCGGAAACACTCACGAAGAAGATGCTGGATCTCACCGGAGCCAGGACCATCTTCCATCCCCACTCCATCCAATCCCCACGCCCCAACAAAGCTGATTAA